A window of the Juglans microcarpa x Juglans regia isolate MS1-56 chromosome 5D, Jm3101_v1.0, whole genome shotgun sequence genome harbors these coding sequences:
- the LOC121265955 gene encoding uncharacterized protein LOC121265955 — MNSFCSPTSLLLPSPRRRFTPCLQVQPQNLCTNFHHYRVHHSFPHFLSFQFIPHHSLLTHKLSTGATVPSNEGTVSVINLEDFVEKDWSFLDSDKFVSGDELNRKIEHIITAGQIEETSKVLVSIGSEGFIDRLVDSSPCNLLLVVHDSLFLLAGIKEKYDNVKCWQGELIYVPEKWAPLDVVFLYFLPALPFKLDQVFEALAKCCLPGARVVISHPKGREVLEQQQQQYPDVIISDLPDKTTLQKVAANHSFDMVEFLDEPGFYLAVLKFS, encoded by the exons ATGAATTCCTTCTGTTCACCTACTTCTCTTCTCCTTCCGTCACCTAGACGGCGGTTCACACCTTGTCTTCAAGTGCAACCACAAAATTTATGCACAAACTTTCATCATTATCGTGTTCATCACTCCTTTCcacattttctctcatttcaattcattccaCATCATTCACTACTTACTCATAAGTTATCCACTGGTGCTACAGTTCCTTCAAATGAAGGAACAGTGTCTGTGATTAACTTAGAAGACTTTGTTGAAAAAGATTGGTCATTTCTTGATTCAGATAAATTTGTATCTGGAGATGAGCTTAACAGAAAGATTGAACACATTATTACTGCGGGACAGATTGAAGAAACTTCTaaggttttggtttcaattggTTCTGAAGGATTTATAGATCGGTTGGTTGATTCATCACCATGCAATCTTTTGCTTGTCGTCCATGATTCACTTTTTCTGTTAGCTGGcatcaaagaaaaatatgacaatGTTAAGTGTTGGCAAGGAGAACTTATATATGTACCAGAGAAGTGGGCGCCACTAGATGTTGTGTTCCTCTATTTTCTGCCTGCTTTACCCTTCAAACTCGACCAGGTCTTTGAAGCACTTGCAAAATGCTGTTTGCCTG GTGCACGGGTGGTTATCAGCCATCCCAAAGGAAGGGAAGTCTTagagcagcagcaacaacagtATCCGGATGTCATAATTTCAGATTTGCCCGATAAGACGACTTTACAGAAAGTTGCAGCTAATCATTCTTTTGACatggttgaatttttagatgaGCCCGGTTTTTATCTTGCTGTTTTGAAGTTCTCTTAG
- the LOC121264647 gene encoding uncharacterized protein LOC121264647, producing the protein MPGLAHRNDQFSNGSTASYSASVFGPDMATMFSYNQLQKFWSELSLQARQELLRIDKQTLFEQARKNMYCSRCNGLLLEGFLQIVMYGKSLQQEGAGGHLLCNRQGASKTQNNGGSSITQGCQDEMQDPSVHPWGGLTTTRDGSLTLMDCYLYAKSLKGLQNVFDSARVRERERELLYPDACGGSGRGWISQGITSYGRGHGIRETCALHTARLSCDTLLDFWSALGEETRLSLLRMKEEDFIERLMYRFDSKRFCRDCRRNVIREFKELKELKRLRREPRCTSWFCVADTAFQCEVSDDTIQADWCQIFSDTVGTFHHFEWAVGTGEGKSDILEFENVGMDGSIQVSGLDLGGLNSCFITLKAWKLDGRCTELSVKAHALKGHQCVHCRLVVGDGFVTITRGESIRRFFEHAEEAEEEEDDDSMDKDGNELDGECSRPQKHAKSPELAREFLLDAATVIFKEQVEKAFREGTARQNAHSIFVCLALKLLEERVHVACKEIITLEKQMKLLEEEEKEKREEEARKERRRTKEREKKLRRKERLKEKEKDKEQKCSESNQTIFHPDVSKEESSHEDPNNPLSCRDSVSEGDTILSRPGSPDIQEDFSNGYGSSRMQDHSYDSPDGSPDRELTYEKDWNGSFTVEQLNFSRRRPKFQKEVPLDPSLKWSDRRRYVAAECRPMVNRSEPRYYGDNIETPSRGINGSNRQLRMNVPKSNGRHCGPKFNDKFSSNRLSDRYDLHSCSCNQNNDYRARVDTHISTIRVSRETKAASKLEPALDMSKQFYRGNKYNQIEYLRDGCGRPKNKMISGNNPPGKEVLYPKKVWEPLESQKKYPRSNSDSEITLRSTTLKVEGAKPDDNLAKSSGDICCREHSEDSADIDQEDSNSKESGHSSIETDRPRENGFSVGAKGQCNLTEAASEEIGLCPLSSVGSSDKTASNRILDPIVTTVLSSDNFSACLSEGDSNTASSNHGNLESSSTSDSEDASQQSEGREACIQNGMSECHVVTMVKNQNSDGGKVMGSSASVGLSSDGAASVTLGKPTTRISQNFDSGLSAVSIGSQHQGVLPPMHNQNIHFPVFQASSTMGFYHQNPVSWPAAHANGLMPFPHTNPYLYAGPHGYGINGNSRFCMQYGPLQHVGAPVFKPSTVPIYQPVAKASGRTADERTQISKSGAGQEAFSKASTEKVVPTGPHPKEAPGIEGEQNDNSAKLHLDNSGFSLFHFDGPFALSTGCKSHLMPPKEGITGDFSQECPTDHVESDHSSNKKENTVEEYNLFAASNGIRFSFFQYSNEKV; encoded by the exons atgccaGGTCTAGCGCACAGGAATGACCAATTTAGTAATGGTTCAACGGCGTCGTACTCGGCCAGCGTGTTTGGTCCAGACATGGCGACGATGTTTAGCTACAACCAGCTCCAGAAG TTCTGGAGTGAGTTGTCGCTGCAAGCTCGGCAGGAACTTCTGAGGATTGACAAGCAAACCCTCTTTGAGCAAGCTCGTAAAAATATGTACTGCTCTCGATGCAATGGGTTACTGCTTGAAGGTTTTTTGCAGATTGTCATGTATGGAAAGTCTTTGCAGCAGGAGGGAGCAGGTGGGCACCTTCTCTGCAACAGACAGGGAGCCTCAAAAACCCAAAACAATGGTGGATCAAGTATCACTCAGGGTTGCCAAGATGAAATGCAAGATCCATCTGTCCATCCTTGGGGAGGTCTAACCACGACACGTGACGGGTCACTGACACTTATGGATTGCTATCTATATGCAAAGTCTCTCAAGGGACTTCAAAAT GTCTTTGATAGTGCACGTGTTAGGGAACGGGAACGTGAATTGCTTTATCCTGATGCTTGTGGTGGGAGTGGTCGGGGTTGGATAAGTCAAGGAATTACGAGTTATGGCAGAGGACATGGAATTAGGGAAACATGTGCACTGCACACTGCCAGGCTTTCTTGCGACACTTTGCTGGATTTCTGGTCAGCTCTTGGAGAAGAAACCCGACTGTCTCTTCTAAGGATGAAGGAAGAGGATTTTATTGAGAGGCTTATGTACAG ATTCGACAGCAAGAGATTTTGCAGAGATTGCAGAAGGAATGTCATTCGCGAGTTCAAGGAGCTAAAGGAGCTGAAGCGCTTGCGGAGAGAACCCCGCTGCACTAGTTGGTTTTGTGTTGCAGATACGGCCTTTCAATGCGAG gTATCAGATGACACAATTCAAGCTGATTGGTGCCAAATTTTCTCAGACACTGTGGGAACATTCCATCACTTTGAGTGGGCGGTTGGAACAGGAGAAGGGAAATCTGATATTctggaatttgaaaatgttggaaTGGACGGAAGCATCCAAGTCAGTGGTCTAGATCTTGGCGGTTTAAATTCATGCTTTATCACTCTGAAAGCTTGGAAGTTAGATGGTCGCTGCACTGAGCTTTCCGTAAAAGCTCATGCATTAAAGGGTCATCAATGTGTGCATTGCAGGCTTGTTGTTGGGGATGGTTTTGTGACAATCACAAGAGGGGAGAGTATCAGAAGGTTTTTTGAGCATGCTGAAGAGGCTGAGGAAGAAGAG GATGATGATTCCATGGACAAGGATGGAAACGAGCTGGATGGAGAATGCTCCCGTCCCCAAAAACATGCGAAGAGTCCTGAGCTTGCCCGAGAGTTTCTTCTAGATGCTGCAACTGTTATTTTTAAGGAACAG GTTGAAAAGGCTTTCAGAGAAGGAACAGCACGCCAAAATGCACACAGCATTTTTGTCTGCCTTGCACTGAAACTGCTGGAAGAACGAGTTCATGTTGCATGCAAAGAAATTATCACATTAGAAAAGCAG ATGAAActtcttgaagaagaagaaaaggaaaaacgtGAAGAAGAAGCACgcaaagagaggagaagaacgaaagaaagagagaaaaagctcCGACGAAAGGAAAGgttaaaagagaaagaaaaggataaGGAACAAAAATGCTCCGAGTCAAATCAAACTATTTTTCATCCTGATGTCTCAAAGGAAGAATCATCACATGAGGATCCAAACAATCCCCTCAGCTGCCGGGATTCAGTTAGTGAAGGTGATACCATTCTATCTAGACCTGGATCTCCTGATATtcaagaagatttttcaaatggGTATGGTAGTTCGAGAATGCAAGACCACTCCTACGATAGTCCTGATGGGAGTCCTGATAGGGAACTTACCTATGAAAAAGATTGGAATGGTTCTTTTACAGTTGAGCAATTGAATTTTTCTCGTCGGAGACCAAAATTTCAGAAAGAAGTTCCACTGGATCCATCTTTGAAGTGGTCTGACAGACGCCGATATGTAGCTGCAGAATGTAGGCCTATGGTTAATAGATCTGAGCCAAGATATTATGGTGATAACATTGAGACTCCTTCCAGGGGCATCAATGGATCCAATAGGCAGTTGAGGATGAATGTTCCAAAGTCAAATGGTCGACATTGTGGCCCTAAGTTTAATGATAAGTTTTCAAGTAACAGATTGAGTGATAGATATGACCTCCATTCTTGCAGCTGTAACCAGAACAATGATTATAGAGCAAGGGTTGATACACACATTTCTACAATCAGAGTAAGTCGAGAGACCAAAGCTGCAAGTAAGTTAGAACCTGCATTGGATATGTCCAAGCAATTTTATCGTGGTAACAAGTATAATCAAATAGAATACTTGCGTGATGGCTGTGGAAGACCCAAAAACAAGATGATCTCAGGGAACAATCCTCCTGGAAAAGAGGTACTTTATCCCAAGAAAGTTTGGGAGCCCCTGGAATCACAGAAAAAGTATCCGCGAAGTAACTCAGACTCTGAAATCACCTTGAGGTCCACCACTCTCAAGGTTGAAGGTGCAAAACCTGATGATAACCTTGCCAAGTCATCTGGTGACATTTGTTGTCGTGAACACAGTGAAGATTCAGCTGATATTGATCAGGAGGACAGTAATTCGAAGGAATCAGGACACTCTAGCATAGAAACCGACAGGCCCCGTGAGAATGGATTTAGTGTGGGAGCAAAGGGCCAATGCAACTTAACCGAAGCTGCTTCTGAGGAAATTGGATTATGTCCTCTCAGTTCTGTAGGGAGTTCTGATAAAACTGCATCTAATAGGATCTTGGATCCAATTGTGACTACCGTGTTGAGTTCTGATAACTTCTCAGCATGCTTGAGTGAGGGTGACAGCAATACAGCCTCTTCAAACCATGGAAATCTGGAATCCTCTTCCACATCTGATTCAGAAGATGCCAGCCAGCAATCAGAAGGAAGAGAAGCATGCATCCAAAATGGCATGTCAGAGTGTCACGTAGTTACGATGGTGAAAAACCAGAATTCAGATGGCGGGAAGGTTATGGGAAGCAGCGCATCAGTTGGTCTTTCATCGGATGGAGCAGCAAGTGTTACTCTGGGGAAGCCAACAACAAGAATTTCACAAAATTTCGATAGTGGGTTGTCTGCTGTTAGCATTGGTTCTCAACATCAAGGCGTGCTTCCTCCAATGCATAACCAAAACATACACTTTCCAGTGTTTCAGGCTTCTTCAACAATGGGTTTTTACCATCAAAACCCAGTTTCATGGCCTGCAGCTCATGCTAATGGATTAATGCCCTTTCCCCATACCAACCCCTATTTGTATGCTGGCCCTCACGGGTATGGTATAAATGGAAACTCACGCTTCTGCATGCAGTATGGTCCTCTGCAACATGTAGGTGCCCCTGTATTTAAGCCCAGCACAGTCCCAATTTATCAACCAGTTGCCAAAGCTAGTGGCAGAACTGCTGATGAGCGAACTCAGATCTCTAAGTCAGGTGCAGGACAAGAAGCTTTTAGTAAAGCTAGTACAGAGAAGGTGGTTCCCACCGGACCACATCCAAAAGAAGCACCGGGGATTGAAGGTGAGCAAAATGATAATTCTGCCAAATTGCATTTGGATAACTCTGGGTTTTCCTTATTCCATTTTGATGGCCCTTTTGCTCTTTCAACTGGATGTAAATCCCATCTCATGCCTCCGAAAGAAGGAATTACTGGGGATTTTTCTCAAGAATGTCCAACAGACCATGTTGAGAGTGATCATTCTTCAAATAAGAAAGAGAATACAGTGGAAGAATACAACTTGTTTGCAGCGAGCAATGGTATAAGGTTTTCATTCTTCCAGTATAGCAATGAGAAAGTGTAA